The Oenanthe melanoleuca isolate GR-GAL-2019-014 chromosome 1A, OMel1.0, whole genome shotgun sequence genome contains a region encoding:
- the TCF20 gene encoding transcription factor 20 isoform X1 translates to MQSFREQSSYHGNQQSYPQEVHTSSRLEEFSPRQQAQMFQSFGGGAGSGRRGAAGASTAMPGESSGHQSYQGFRKEAGEFYYMAANKDPVSGGQQPPQRRPSGPVQSYGPPQGSSFGSQYGSEGHVGQFQTQHSTLGGVSHYQQDYTGPFSPGSAQYQQQASSQQQQVQQLRQQIYQSHQPLPQASSQSASSTSHLQPMQRPSTLPSSASGYQLRVGQFSQHYQPPSSSSSSSFPSPQRFGQSGQNYDGSYNVNSGSQYEGHAVGSNAQAYGTQSNYSFQTQSMKNFEQSKLPQSGQQGQQQQQHPPQHVMQYSNAATKLSLQSQVGQYSQTEVPVRSPMQFHQNFSPISNPSPAASVVQSPSCSSTPSPLMPGGENLQCGQGNMSMGSRNRILQMMPQLSPTPSMMPSPNAHASGFKGFGLEGLQEKRLTDPGLSSLSALSSQVANLPNTVQHMLLSDALAPQKKSSKRSSSSKKADSCTNSEGSSQPEEQLKSPMAESLDGGCSSSSEDHGERVRQLSGQSTSSDTTYKGGNLERPNSSPAQGSQNEPSKLSSSPAAREDVTSPDGKEAVVAVENAPKVNEKAVGVIVSREAMAGRVEKSGGQDKPAQDDASTAPQAPASTSGAKEAGHAGTQQETQGGGKGSKSGDNTNHNGEGNSQSGHAVVGPNFPARTESSKSPGSLRYSYKDNIAPGIQRNIGGFPQYPSGQEKGDFPGHGERKGRNEKFPSLLQEVLQGYHHHPDRRYSRNAQEHSGMAGSLEGAMRPNVLISQTNELTNRGLLNKSMGSLLEGPHWGPWDRKSSSAAPDMKQINLADYPIARKFDVEAQSAAHEAGALSERRSVICDISPLRQLVRDPGPHPMGHMGPEARSGRSERLAPGLSQSVILPGGLVSMETKMKAHSGQIKEEDFEQAKSSASLNNKKTGDHCHPAGIKHESFRGNASPGAAVSDAAPDYMPQQDSRSTQMRRGPGRTGRGKSPSQYQDLADKLKMSPGRSRGPGADLHHMNPHMTLSERVSRGSLHSVYPQNSEGPSLASAYHTNARPHAFGDPSQSLNSQYHYKRQIYQQQQEEYKDWASSAAQGVIAAAQHRQEGARKSPRQQQFLERVRSPLKNDKDGMMYLQGSSYHDTGSQEAGRCVMGSDSTQSKCTELKHSNQKLQHHESGWDLSRQTSPAKSSGPLGAANQKRFCPQESDGHRREESTDLPKPSNAMLRLPGQEDQSPQNPLIMRRRVRSFISPIPTKRQPHDMKSSGSEDKGRLMTSAKEGADKTYNSYAHSSQSQDTGKLVAKGDSFKDLPSPDNRNCPAVSLTSPAKTKILPPRKGRGLKLEAIVQKITSPNIRRSVSTNSAETGPDTVTLDDILSLKSGPEGGNVAGHGPEAEKRKGEMSDQVGPASQDTTGEKTVPRSSEEWQSSEDDKNKKEVPETASIGKEGAGSSAAPPPSQKSGGQGRSDGSVSGAGTLTFSDSKTISPSSAFISEPNPKSEEKDGDVTNISPKPDGFPPKGYFPSGKKKGRPIGSVNKQKKQQQQQQQLPVPPPPPPAPSQPAEGVGAGEPKPKRQRRERRKPAAQPRKRKPRRAAPIVEPQEPEIKLKYATQSVDKTDSKNKSFFPYIHVVNKCELGAVCTIINAEEEEQNKLVRGRKGQRSSTPPPSNAESKVLPTSTFMLQGPVVTESSVLGHLVCCLCGKWASYRNMGDLFGPFYPQDYAATLPKNPPPKRATEMQSKVKVRHKSASNGSKTDTEEEEEQQQQKEQRSLAAHPRFKRRHRSEDCSGASRSLSRGASCKKATTDGGSGGEKTPLDSKPSMPTSEGGTELELQIPELPLDSNEFWVHEGCILWANGIYLVCGRLYGLQEAVEIAREMKCSHCQEPGATLGCYNKGCSFRYHYPCAIDADCLLNEENFSVRCPKHKPLLPCSLPSLQNKMVKGSLSTEQSERG, encoded by the coding sequence ATGCAGTCCTTTCGGGAGCAAAGTAGTTATCACGGAAACCAGCAGAGCTACCCGCAGGAAGTGCACACTTCATCCCGACTGGAAGAGTTCAGCCCCCGCCAGCAGGCCCAGATGTTCCAGAGCTTtggaggaggtgctggcagtggaCGTcgtggagcagcaggagcctctACAGCAATGCCTGGTGAGAGCTCTGGCCATCAGAGCTACcaaggtttcagaaaagaagcAGGAGAGTTTTACTATATGGCTGCCAACAAAGATCCAGTGTCAGGAGGGCAGCAGCCGCCTCAGCGCAGGCCTTCTGGACCAGTACAGAGCTATGGGCCCCCTCAAGGGAGTAGCTTTGGGAGTCAGTATGGGAGTGAGGGACATGTGGGCCAGTTCCAAACACAGCACTCGACCCTTGGGGGTGTATCCCACTATCAACAGGATTATACTGGTCCTTTTTCTCCAGGGAGTGCCCAGTATCAGCAGCAGGCTTCtagccagcagcagcaggtgcagcaGCTGAGACAGCAGATCTATCAATCTCATCAGCCTTTACCCCAGGCTTCCAGCCAGTCTGCTTCTAGCACCTCACACTTGCAGCCAATGCAGCGTCCATCCACACTGCCTTCCTCTGCTTCAGGCTACCAGTTACGAGTGGGTCAGTTCAGCCAACACTATCAGCCACCTTcgtcatcctcctcctcctctttcccttccccacagcGTTTTGGCCAGTCAGGACAGAATTATGACGGAAGCTACAATGTGAATTCTGGGTCGCAGTACGAAGGCCATGCTGTGGGCTCCAATGCACAGGCCTATGGCACCCAGTCGAACTACAGCTTTCAGACTCAATCGATGAAAAACTTTGAGCAGTCTAAGCTGCCCCAaagtgggcagcaggggcagcagcaacagcagcacccACCTCAGCACGTAATGCAGTATTCAAATGCTGCCACCAAACTCTCTCTTCAAAGTCAAGTGGGACAGTACAGCCAGACTGAAGTTCCTGTAAGGTCACCGATGCAGTTCCACCAAAACTTCAGTCCAATCTCTAAtccatctcctgctgcatcTGTGGTTCAGTCTCCAAGCTGCAGCTCTACGCCTTCTCCACTCATGCCAGGTGGAGAAAATCTCCAGTGTGGGCAAGGCAACATGTCCATGGGTTCTAGAAACCGAATCCTGCAGATGATGCCTCAGCTTAGTCCTACACCATCTATGATGCCAAGCCCCAATGCTCATGCGAGTGGATTCAAGGGGTTTGGACTGGAAGGACTGCAGGAAAAAAGGCTCACAGATCCAGGACTGAGCAGCCTGAGTGCTCTAAGTTCTCAGGTTGCCAATCTGCCCAACACAGTCCAGCACATGTTGCTCTCGGATGCCTTGGCACCTCAGAAAAAAAGTTCCAAAAGATCATCCTCTTCCAAGAAGGCTGACAGCTGCACCAACTCAGAAGGCTCCTCTCAGCCAGAGGAGCAACTCAAGTCTCCCATGGCAGAGTCCCTGGATGGTGGCTGTTCCAGTAGTTCAGAGGATCATGGGGAAAGGGTGAGACAGCTGAGTGGCCAGAGCACCAGCTCAGACACCACTTACAAAGGTGGTAATTTAGAGAGACCCAACTCCTCACCAGCACAAGGTTCTCAGAATGAGCCATCAAAACTCAGCAGCAGTCCTGCAGCTAGGGAAGATGTGACCTCCCCTGATGGGAAGGAAGCTGTGGTGGCTGTGGAAAATGCTCCAAAAGTGAATGAAAAGGCAGTTGGGGTGATTGTCTCCCGGGAAGCGATGGCAGGAAGAGTAGAAAAGTCAGGTGGACAAGATAAACCTGCACAAGATGATGCTTCCACAGCCCCTCAGGCACCAGCTAGCACTAGTGgagcaaaagaagctgggcatgcagggacacagcaagAAACTCAAGGAGGAGGTAAAGGGAGCAAAAGTGGTGATAACACTAACCATAATGGGGAGGGGAACAGTCAGTCAGGTCATGCAGTCGTTGGGCCAAATTTTCCTGCAAGAACAGAATCTTCCAAGTCTCCTGGTAGTTTAAGATACAGCTACAAGGATAATATAGCACCTGGTATACAAAGAAATATTGGTGGCTTTCCACAGTATCCATCTGGTCAAGAAAAGGGGGATTTTCCAGGGCATGGTGAGCGCAAAGGCCGTAATGAGAAGTTTCCTAGCCTCCTACAAGAGGTTTTACAGGGGTATCACCATCATCCAGACAGAAGGTATTCTAGGAATGCTCAGGAGCATTCTGGGATGGCTGGGAGTTTGGAGGGAGCCATGAGGCCCAATGTTTTAATTAGTCAAACCAATGAATTGACCAATAGAGGCCTCTTAAACAAAAGCATGGGGTCCCTCCTGGAAGGCCCTCACTGGGGTCCCTGGGATAGGAAGTCTAGCAGTGCAGCTCCAGACATGAAGCAGATAAATTTAGCTGATTACCCTATTGCTAGAAAGTTCGATGTGGAGGCTCAGTCTGCTGCCCATGAGGCAGGAGCACTCTCAGAGAGGAGATCAGTGATCTGTGACATATCTCCATTAAGGCAGCTTGTAAGAGATCCTGGCCCTCACCCCATGGGGCACATGGGTCCCGAGGCCAGAAGCGGAAGGAGTGAACGTCTTGCCCCTGGCTTGAGCCAGTCAGTAATACTCCCTGGTGGTTTAGTATCCATGGAAACGAAGATGAAAGCTCACAGTGGGCAAATAAAGGAGGAAGATTTTGAACAGGCAAAGAGCTCAGCTAGTctcaataataaaaaaacaggAGACCATTGTCATCCCGCTGGCATCAAGCATGAATCTTTTCGAGGCaatgccagccctggagctgcagtctCCGATGCTGCTCCAGACTACATgccccagcaggacagcagatCAACACAGATGAGACGGGGACCTGGCAGAACTGGAAGGGGTAAATCACCCTCTCAATATCAGGATCTTGCTGATAAGCTTAAAATGTCACCAGGCAGAAGCAGAGGCCCAGGGGCAGATCTGCATCACATGAACCCACACATGACACTATCTGAAAGAGTTAGCAGGGGTTCCTTGCATTCTGTCTACCCTCAGAATTCGGAAGGCCCATCTCTGGCTTCAGCATATCACACAAATGCTAGGCCTCATGCTTTTGGTGACCCCAGCCAGAGTCTGAATTCCCAGTATCATTACAAGAGACAGATATACCAGCAACAGCAAGAAGAGTACAAAGATTGGGCAAGCAGCGCTGCTCAGGGTGTgattgctgcagctcagcacaggcaggaaggagcaAGGAAGAGCCCAAGACAACAGCAGTTTCTGGAAAGAGTAAGGAGTCCCTTAAAAAATGACAAGGATGGAATGATGTACCTTCAAGGTAGCTCTTACCATGATACTGGAAGTCAGGAAGCTGGGCGCTGTGTCATGGGGAGTGACAGTACTCAGAGCAAATGCACCGAACTGAAACACAGCAACCAGAAGTTGCAGCATCATGAATCTGGCTGGGACCTCTCTCGGCAAACTTCTCCTGCCAAAAGCAGTGGCCCTCTTGGAGCAGCCAACCAAAAAAGATTCTGCCCTCAAGAAAGCGATGGGCATCGACGAGAGGAATCTACAGATTTGCCCAAGCCTAGTAATGCTATGCTTAGGCTCCCTGGCCAGGAAGACCAGTCTCCTCAAAACCCATTAATCATGAGGAGGAGGGTCCGTTCTTTCATCTCTCCTATCCCTACCAAAAGACAGCCACATGATATGAAGAGCAGTGGCAGTGAAGATAAAGGGCGACTGATGACTTCAGCAAAAGAAGGAGCTGATAAAACATACAACTCCTATGCCCATTCATCTCAAAGCCAAGACACTGGCAAGTTGGTTGCAAAGGGAGATTCCTTCAAGGACCTGCCAAGTCCTGATAATAGGAATTGTCCTGCTGTTTCCCTCACAAGCCCGGCAAAGACCAAAATATTGCCCCCAAGAAAGGGGCGAGGATTAAAACTGGAAGCTATCGTTCAAAAAATTACATCTCCCAATATTAGGAGAAGTGTTTCTACCAACAGTGCTGAAACTGGTCCAGATACTGTCACTCTTGATGACATCCTGTCTCTCAAGAGTGGACCTGAAGGAGGAAATGTGGCTGGACATGGACCAGAGGCtgagaagagaaaaggagagatgTCAGATCAAGTGGGGCCAGCAAGCCAAGATACAACTGGTGAAAAAACTGTTCCAAGATCTTCAGAAGAGTGGCAAAGCAGCGAGgatgataaaaacaaaaaagaggtCCCTGAAACCGCCAGTATCGGCAAAGAAGGAGCAGGATCCAGTGCAGCACCACCACCTTCTCAGAAGTCAGGTGGTCAGGGAAGGTCTGATGGCTCTGTAAGTGGAGCTGGAACTCTGACCTTTTCCGACTCAAAAACAATTTCCCCTTCCAGTGCGTTCATTTCTGAACCAAATCCAAAGTCTGAGGAAAAAGATGGAGATGTGACAAACATTTCACCCAAGCCAGATGGTTTCCCTCCAAAGGGATATTTCccctctggaaagaaaaaagggaggcCAATTGGGAGTGTGAACaagcagaagaagcagcagcagcaacagcagcagctgcctgtgcccccACCTCCCCCCCCAGCACCATCACAGCCTGCAGAAGGGGTGGGTGCTGGTGAGCCAAAGCCcaagaggcagaggagggagaggcgaaaacctgcagcacagccacggAAGCGGAAGCCTAGAAGGGCTGCTCCAATCGTGGAGCCTCAAGAACCAGAGATCAAGCTTAAATATGCTACCCAGTCTGTAGATAAAACTGACTCCAAGAATAAGTCCTTTTTCCCTTATATTCATGTGGTAAACAAGTGTGAATTAGGCGCTGTGTGCACAATCATAAATgcggaggaagaggagcagaacaAATTGGTGAGGGGTCGGAAAGGACAGAGGTCTTCAACACCCCCTCCTAGCAATGCGGAGAGCAAAGTGCTGCCCACCTCAACTTTCATGCTGCAAGGCCCTGTAGTAACGGAGTCTTCTGTCTTGGGGCATCTGGTTTGCTGCCTGTGTGGCAAATGGGCCAGCTATCGTAACATGGGTGACCTCTTTGGTCCTTTCTACCCCCAGGATTATGCAGCTACCTTGCCCAAGAATCCACCTCCAAAGAGGgccacagaaatgcagagcaagGTCAAGGTACGGCACAAAAGTGCTTCTAATGGTTCCAAGACAGATactgaagaggaggaggaacagcaaCAACAGAAGGAGCAAAGAAGCCTGGCTGCTCATCCCCGCTTTAAGAGGCGGCACCGCTCTGAGGACTGTAGCGGAGCCTCTCGGTCACTTTCAAGGGGAGCTTCTTGTAAAAAAGCAACCACtgatggtggcagtggtggtgaAAAGACTCCTTTGGACTCAAAACCATCTATGCCCACTTCAGAAGGTGGCACTGAGCTGGAGTTACAAATTCCTGAACTACCTCTTGACAGCAATGAATTTTGGGTCCATGAGGGTTGTATTCTCTGGGCCAATGGGATCTACCTGGTCTGTGGCAGGCTCTATGGGCTGCAGGAAGCTGTGGAGATTGCAAGAGAGATG
- the TCF20 gene encoding transcription factor 20 isoform X2, with protein MQSFREQSSYHGNQQSYPQEVHTSSRLEEFSPRQQAQMFQSFGGGAGSGRRGAAGASTAMPGESSGHQSYQGFRKEAGEFYYMAANKDPVSGGQQPPQRRPSGPVQSYGPPQGSSFGSQYGSEGHVGQFQTQHSTLGGVSHYQQDYTGPFSPGSAQYQQQASSQQQQVQQLRQQIYQSHQPLPQASSQSASSTSHLQPMQRPSTLPSSASGYQLRVGQFSQHYQPPSSSSSSSFPSPQRFGQSGQNYDGSYNVNSGSQYEGHAVGSNAQAYGTQSNYSFQTQSMKNFEQSKLPQSGQQGQQQQQHPPQHVMQYSNAATKLSLQSQVGQYSQTEVPVRSPMQFHQNFSPISNPSPAASVVQSPSCSSTPSPLMPGGENLQCGQGNMSMGSRNRILQMMPQLSPTPSMMPSPNAHASGFKGFGLEGLQEKRLTDPGLSSLSALSSQVANLPNTVQHMLLSDALAPQKKSSKRSSSSKKADSCTNSEGSSQPEEQLKSPMAESLDGGCSSSSEDHGERVRQLSGQSTSSDTTYKGGNLERPNSSPAQGSQNEPSKLSSSPAAREDVTSPDGKEAVVAVENAPKVNEKAVGVIVSREAMAGRVEKSGGQDKPAQDDASTAPQAPASTSGAKEAGHAGTQQETQGGGKGSKSGDNTNHNGEGNSQSGHAVVGPNFPARTESSKSPGSLRYSYKDNIAPGIQRNIGGFPQYPSGQEKGDFPGHGERKGRNEKFPSLLQEVLQGYHHHPDRRYSRNAQEHSGMAGSLEGAMRPNVLISQTNELTNRGLLNKSMGSLLEGPHWGPWDRKSSSAAPDMKQINLADYPIARKFDVEAQSAAHEAGALSERRSVICDISPLRQLVRDPGPHPMGHMGPEARSGRSERLAPGLSQSVILPGGLVSMETKMKAHSGQIKEEDFEQAKSSASLNNKKTGDHCHPAGIKHESFRGNASPGAAVSDAAPDYMPQQDSRSTQMRRGPGRTGRGKSPSQYQDLADKLKMSPGRSRGPGADLHHMNPHMTLSERVSRGSLHSVYPQNSEGPSLASAYHTNARPHAFGDPSQSLNSQYHYKRQIYQQQQEEYKDWASSAAQGVIAAAQHRQEGARKSPRQQQFLERVRSPLKNDKDGMMYLQGSSYHDTGSQEAGRCVMGSDSTQSKCTELKHSNQKLQHHESGWDLSRQTSPAKSSGPLGAANQKRFCPQESDGHRREESTDLPKPSNAMLRLPGQEDQSPQNPLIMRRRVRSFISPIPTKRQPHDMKSSGSEDKGRLMTSAKEGADKTYNSYAHSSQSQDTGKLVAKGDSFKDLPSPDNRNCPAVSLTSPAKTKILPPRKGRGLKLEAIVQKITSPNIRRSVSTNSAETGPDTVTLDDILSLKSGPEGGNVAGHGPEAEKRKGEMSDQVGPASQDTTGEKTVPRSSEEWQSSEDDKNKKEVPETASIGKEGAGSSAAPPPSQKSGGQGRSDGSVSGAGTLTFSDSKTISPSSAFISEPNPKSEEKDGDVTNISPKPDGFPPKGYFPSGKKKGRPIGSVNKQKKQQQQQQQLPVPPPPPPAPSQPAEGVGAGEPKPKRQRRERRKPAAQPRKRKPRRAAPIVEPQEPEIKLKYATQSVDKTDSKNKSFFPYIHVVNKCELGAVCTIINAEEEEQNKLVRGRKGQRSSTPPPSNAESKVLPTSTFMLQGPVVTESSVLGHLVCCLCGKWASYRNMGDLFGPFYPQDYAATLPKNPPPKRATEMQSKVKVRHKSASNGSKTDTEEEEEQQQQKEQRSLAAHPRFKRRHRSEDCSGASRSLSRGASCKKATTDGGSGGEKTPLDSKPSMPTSEGGTELELQIPELPLDSNEFWVHEGCILWANGIYLVCGRLYGLQEAVEIAREMKCSHCQEPGATLGCYNKGCSFRYHYPCAIDADCLLNEENFSVRCPKHKVRLLR; from the coding sequence ATGCAGTCCTTTCGGGAGCAAAGTAGTTATCACGGAAACCAGCAGAGCTACCCGCAGGAAGTGCACACTTCATCCCGACTGGAAGAGTTCAGCCCCCGCCAGCAGGCCCAGATGTTCCAGAGCTTtggaggaggtgctggcagtggaCGTcgtggagcagcaggagcctctACAGCAATGCCTGGTGAGAGCTCTGGCCATCAGAGCTACcaaggtttcagaaaagaagcAGGAGAGTTTTACTATATGGCTGCCAACAAAGATCCAGTGTCAGGAGGGCAGCAGCCGCCTCAGCGCAGGCCTTCTGGACCAGTACAGAGCTATGGGCCCCCTCAAGGGAGTAGCTTTGGGAGTCAGTATGGGAGTGAGGGACATGTGGGCCAGTTCCAAACACAGCACTCGACCCTTGGGGGTGTATCCCACTATCAACAGGATTATACTGGTCCTTTTTCTCCAGGGAGTGCCCAGTATCAGCAGCAGGCTTCtagccagcagcagcaggtgcagcaGCTGAGACAGCAGATCTATCAATCTCATCAGCCTTTACCCCAGGCTTCCAGCCAGTCTGCTTCTAGCACCTCACACTTGCAGCCAATGCAGCGTCCATCCACACTGCCTTCCTCTGCTTCAGGCTACCAGTTACGAGTGGGTCAGTTCAGCCAACACTATCAGCCACCTTcgtcatcctcctcctcctctttcccttccccacagcGTTTTGGCCAGTCAGGACAGAATTATGACGGAAGCTACAATGTGAATTCTGGGTCGCAGTACGAAGGCCATGCTGTGGGCTCCAATGCACAGGCCTATGGCACCCAGTCGAACTACAGCTTTCAGACTCAATCGATGAAAAACTTTGAGCAGTCTAAGCTGCCCCAaagtgggcagcaggggcagcagcaacagcagcacccACCTCAGCACGTAATGCAGTATTCAAATGCTGCCACCAAACTCTCTCTTCAAAGTCAAGTGGGACAGTACAGCCAGACTGAAGTTCCTGTAAGGTCACCGATGCAGTTCCACCAAAACTTCAGTCCAATCTCTAAtccatctcctgctgcatcTGTGGTTCAGTCTCCAAGCTGCAGCTCTACGCCTTCTCCACTCATGCCAGGTGGAGAAAATCTCCAGTGTGGGCAAGGCAACATGTCCATGGGTTCTAGAAACCGAATCCTGCAGATGATGCCTCAGCTTAGTCCTACACCATCTATGATGCCAAGCCCCAATGCTCATGCGAGTGGATTCAAGGGGTTTGGACTGGAAGGACTGCAGGAAAAAAGGCTCACAGATCCAGGACTGAGCAGCCTGAGTGCTCTAAGTTCTCAGGTTGCCAATCTGCCCAACACAGTCCAGCACATGTTGCTCTCGGATGCCTTGGCACCTCAGAAAAAAAGTTCCAAAAGATCATCCTCTTCCAAGAAGGCTGACAGCTGCACCAACTCAGAAGGCTCCTCTCAGCCAGAGGAGCAACTCAAGTCTCCCATGGCAGAGTCCCTGGATGGTGGCTGTTCCAGTAGTTCAGAGGATCATGGGGAAAGGGTGAGACAGCTGAGTGGCCAGAGCACCAGCTCAGACACCACTTACAAAGGTGGTAATTTAGAGAGACCCAACTCCTCACCAGCACAAGGTTCTCAGAATGAGCCATCAAAACTCAGCAGCAGTCCTGCAGCTAGGGAAGATGTGACCTCCCCTGATGGGAAGGAAGCTGTGGTGGCTGTGGAAAATGCTCCAAAAGTGAATGAAAAGGCAGTTGGGGTGATTGTCTCCCGGGAAGCGATGGCAGGAAGAGTAGAAAAGTCAGGTGGACAAGATAAACCTGCACAAGATGATGCTTCCACAGCCCCTCAGGCACCAGCTAGCACTAGTGgagcaaaagaagctgggcatgcagggacacagcaagAAACTCAAGGAGGAGGTAAAGGGAGCAAAAGTGGTGATAACACTAACCATAATGGGGAGGGGAACAGTCAGTCAGGTCATGCAGTCGTTGGGCCAAATTTTCCTGCAAGAACAGAATCTTCCAAGTCTCCTGGTAGTTTAAGATACAGCTACAAGGATAATATAGCACCTGGTATACAAAGAAATATTGGTGGCTTTCCACAGTATCCATCTGGTCAAGAAAAGGGGGATTTTCCAGGGCATGGTGAGCGCAAAGGCCGTAATGAGAAGTTTCCTAGCCTCCTACAAGAGGTTTTACAGGGGTATCACCATCATCCAGACAGAAGGTATTCTAGGAATGCTCAGGAGCATTCTGGGATGGCTGGGAGTTTGGAGGGAGCCATGAGGCCCAATGTTTTAATTAGTCAAACCAATGAATTGACCAATAGAGGCCTCTTAAACAAAAGCATGGGGTCCCTCCTGGAAGGCCCTCACTGGGGTCCCTGGGATAGGAAGTCTAGCAGTGCAGCTCCAGACATGAAGCAGATAAATTTAGCTGATTACCCTATTGCTAGAAAGTTCGATGTGGAGGCTCAGTCTGCTGCCCATGAGGCAGGAGCACTCTCAGAGAGGAGATCAGTGATCTGTGACATATCTCCATTAAGGCAGCTTGTAAGAGATCCTGGCCCTCACCCCATGGGGCACATGGGTCCCGAGGCCAGAAGCGGAAGGAGTGAACGTCTTGCCCCTGGCTTGAGCCAGTCAGTAATACTCCCTGGTGGTTTAGTATCCATGGAAACGAAGATGAAAGCTCACAGTGGGCAAATAAAGGAGGAAGATTTTGAACAGGCAAAGAGCTCAGCTAGTctcaataataaaaaaacaggAGACCATTGTCATCCCGCTGGCATCAAGCATGAATCTTTTCGAGGCaatgccagccctggagctgcagtctCCGATGCTGCTCCAGACTACATgccccagcaggacagcagatCAACACAGATGAGACGGGGACCTGGCAGAACTGGAAGGGGTAAATCACCCTCTCAATATCAGGATCTTGCTGATAAGCTTAAAATGTCACCAGGCAGAAGCAGAGGCCCAGGGGCAGATCTGCATCACATGAACCCACACATGACACTATCTGAAAGAGTTAGCAGGGGTTCCTTGCATTCTGTCTACCCTCAGAATTCGGAAGGCCCATCTCTGGCTTCAGCATATCACACAAATGCTAGGCCTCATGCTTTTGGTGACCCCAGCCAGAGTCTGAATTCCCAGTATCATTACAAGAGACAGATATACCAGCAACAGCAAGAAGAGTACAAAGATTGGGCAAGCAGCGCTGCTCAGGGTGTgattgctgcagctcagcacaggcaggaaggagcaAGGAAGAGCCCAAGACAACAGCAGTTTCTGGAAAGAGTAAGGAGTCCCTTAAAAAATGACAAGGATGGAATGATGTACCTTCAAGGTAGCTCTTACCATGATACTGGAAGTCAGGAAGCTGGGCGCTGTGTCATGGGGAGTGACAGTACTCAGAGCAAATGCACCGAACTGAAACACAGCAACCAGAAGTTGCAGCATCATGAATCTGGCTGGGACCTCTCTCGGCAAACTTCTCCTGCCAAAAGCAGTGGCCCTCTTGGAGCAGCCAACCAAAAAAGATTCTGCCCTCAAGAAAGCGATGGGCATCGACGAGAGGAATCTACAGATTTGCCCAAGCCTAGTAATGCTATGCTTAGGCTCCCTGGCCAGGAAGACCAGTCTCCTCAAAACCCATTAATCATGAGGAGGAGGGTCCGTTCTTTCATCTCTCCTATCCCTACCAAAAGACAGCCACATGATATGAAGAGCAGTGGCAGTGAAGATAAAGGGCGACTGATGACTTCAGCAAAAGAAGGAGCTGATAAAACATACAACTCCTATGCCCATTCATCTCAAAGCCAAGACACTGGCAAGTTGGTTGCAAAGGGAGATTCCTTCAAGGACCTGCCAAGTCCTGATAATAGGAATTGTCCTGCTGTTTCCCTCACAAGCCCGGCAAAGACCAAAATATTGCCCCCAAGAAAGGGGCGAGGATTAAAACTGGAAGCTATCGTTCAAAAAATTACATCTCCCAATATTAGGAGAAGTGTTTCTACCAACAGTGCTGAAACTGGTCCAGATACTGTCACTCTTGATGACATCCTGTCTCTCAAGAGTGGACCTGAAGGAGGAAATGTGGCTGGACATGGACCAGAGGCtgagaagagaaaaggagagatgTCAGATCAAGTGGGGCCAGCAAGCCAAGATACAACTGGTGAAAAAACTGTTCCAAGATCTTCAGAAGAGTGGCAAAGCAGCGAGgatgataaaaacaaaaaagaggtCCCTGAAACCGCCAGTATCGGCAAAGAAGGAGCAGGATCCAGTGCAGCACCACCACCTTCTCAGAAGTCAGGTGGTCAGGGAAGGTCTGATGGCTCTGTAAGTGGAGCTGGAACTCTGACCTTTTCCGACTCAAAAACAATTTCCCCTTCCAGTGCGTTCATTTCTGAACCAAATCCAAAGTCTGAGGAAAAAGATGGAGATGTGACAAACATTTCACCCAAGCCAGATGGTTTCCCTCCAAAGGGATATTTCccctctggaaagaaaaaagggaggcCAATTGGGAGTGTGAACaagcagaagaagcagcagcagcaacagcagcagctgcctgtgcccccACCTCCCCCCCCAGCACCATCACAGCCTGCAGAAGGGGTGGGTGCTGGTGAGCCAAAGCCcaagaggcagaggagggagaggcgaaaacctgcagcacagccacggAAGCGGAAGCCTAGAAGGGCTGCTCCAATCGTGGAGCCTCAAGAACCAGAGATCAAGCTTAAATATGCTACCCAGTCTGTAGATAAAACTGACTCCAAGAATAAGTCCTTTTTCCCTTATATTCATGTGGTAAACAAGTGTGAATTAGGCGCTGTGTGCACAATCATAAATgcggaggaagaggagcagaacaAATTGGTGAGGGGTCGGAAAGGACAGAGGTCTTCAACACCCCCTCCTAGCAATGCGGAGAGCAAAGTGCTGCCCACCTCAACTTTCATGCTGCAAGGCCCTGTAGTAACGGAGTCTTCTGTCTTGGGGCATCTGGTTTGCTGCCTGTGTGGCAAATGGGCCAGCTATCGTAACATGGGTGACCTCTTTGGTCCTTTCTACCCCCAGGATTATGCAGCTACCTTGCCCAAGAATCCACCTCCAAAGAGGgccacagaaatgcagagcaagGTCAAGGTACGGCACAAAAGTGCTTCTAATGGTTCCAAGACAGATactgaagaggaggaggaacagcaaCAACAGAAGGAGCAAAGAAGCCTGGCTGCTCATCCCCGCTTTAAGAGGCGGCACCGCTCTGAGGACTGTAGCGGAGCCTCTCGGTCACTTTCAAGGGGAGCTTCTTGTAAAAAAGCAACCACtgatggtggcagtggtggtgaAAAGACTCCTTTGGACTCAAAACCATCTATGCCCACTTCAGAAGGTGGCACTGAGCTGGAGTTACAAATTCCTGAACTACCTCTTGACAGCAATGAATTTTGGGTCCATGAGGGTTGTATTCTCTGGGCCAATGGGATCTACCTGGTCTGTGGCAGGCTCTATGGGCTGCAGGAAGCTGTGGAGATTGCAAGAGAGATG